Proteins from a single region of Desertibacillus haloalkaliphilus:
- a CDS encoding sensor domain-containing diguanylate cyclase has product MATSFVIVLYIVFAWLAGAVGTGFEFALLLLFVSFAWWLGKRFDSLHQRYLILEESKKQLEEDNRGLLQAKQQLEEDNNSLQKSKEELQQLYKSLEITIFSYDKVHNHMYVSKGVENIIGYEVTEFNKNPNLIKEIIYKEDVTIFNENEQKLNEGKSIQVKHRIVTPNDEIRWVHMKATPIQDSFGDVVKINGTLLDITAEKQLERKLKQLAYYDNLTDLPNRTLLQKHLKKVLARSKRHNHRVIIAFIDLDGFKKVNDKLGHDSGDILLQEVATRLNNSVREEDLIARMGGDEFIMVFEETEKEEVAGISKRILANISKSFEINDQEVSVSPSIGISMFPEDGEDSNTLIKNADTAMYVAKSKGKSTYQFYDPAITPTKGRKFDLFDKIVNTFKGD; this is encoded by the coding sequence TTGGCAACTAGTTTTGTAATCGTTTTATATATTGTGTTTGCTTGGCTAGCGGGAGCGGTTGGTACCGGTTTTGAATTTGCTCTACTTCTTCTATTTGTTTCGTTTGCCTGGTGGTTAGGGAAGCGATTTGATAGTCTTCATCAACGTTATTTGATTCTTGAAGAAAGCAAAAAGCAGTTAGAAGAGGATAATAGAGGCTTGCTGCAAGCGAAACAGCAATTAGAAGAGGATAATAACTCTCTGCAAAAGAGCAAAGAAGAGTTGCAACAATTATACAAAAGCCTTGAAATTACGATATTTTCTTATGATAAGGTTCATAACCATATGTATGTTTCAAAAGGTGTGGAAAACATTATCGGGTACGAGGTTACCGAGTTTAACAAGAACCCAAACTTAATAAAAGAAATTATTTATAAGGAAGATGTAACCATCTTTAATGAGAATGAACAAAAATTAAACGAAGGAAAAAGCATTCAAGTGAAACATCGGATTGTTACCCCGAATGATGAGATTCGTTGGGTGCATATGAAAGCAACACCGATCCAAGACTCGTTCGGTGATGTTGTTAAGATTAATGGAACGTTATTAGATATAACAGCTGAGAAGCAATTGGAAAGAAAATTAAAACAGTTAGCTTATTATGATAATTTAACTGATTTACCAAATCGTACCCTTTTACAAAAACACTTGAAAAAGGTATTGGCACGATCAAAGCGTCACAATCATCGTGTGATCATCGCTTTCATTGACTTAGACGGTTTTAAAAAGGTCAATGACAAGTTAGGCCATGATTCAGGTGATATATTACTACAAGAAGTGGCTACCCGCTTAAATAATAGCGTTCGTGAAGAGGACTTAATCGCTCGGATGGGTGGAGATGAGTTTATTATGGTGTTTGAAGAAACGGAAAAAGAGGAGGTCGCAGGGATTTCTAAACGGATCTTAGCTAATATTTCCAAGTCATTCGAAATCAACGACCAGGAAGTGTCGGTCTCACCTAGTATCGGTATAAGTATGTTTCCAGAGGATGGCGAAGACAGTAATACGCTAATCAAAAATGCGGATACAGCGATGTACGTAGCTAAAAGCAAGGGCAAAAGTACTTACCAATTCTATGATCCTGCGATTACTCCAACGAAGGGTAGAAAATTCGATTTATTCGACAAAATCGTAAATACATTTAAAGGTGACTAA
- a CDS encoding EAL domain-containing protein, with protein MLWRLVPKWVVNAIGRISFSKKFILFFLAFIIPLISVKAYLLVDIKSKINQNETEQMALESLQHVATLLEHTQYHRGLNQSYLRGYEEFSDSVQERQELINSKIMVIDYKVKNEWDDFFNQEQWSIFNEQWQRVKTITNPRRNYVEHNELNQGLLSLVSHIIEETQMYMNPDPQMNRLSDVLNEDLLLATERIGQLRAFTSRLTMEDRLSDKQQAELLMMIGGVKDSLTTFGLKTSYIFIGEFDDRYNLANHVEDFKQETSEVIEAVENNIFLLYNPEQVFLYATSAIDSGFSIYERGNLLLTEHLKNQQKLYKFNQMLIFGFVLLSVLIVFFLFGGMYVSVIETIKSLQKGTQRWISGDLSARVDIRTGNELKYIGDSFNELARNFEIKIEEYNEAQQELKQSLLKNNQLVTAINNLEIGVIITDPTHPDHPITFVNPGFEKLTGYKAEEVLGRYAYMLHGERTTPESIQKLEEGIAKEEPFSVEILNYRKDGTTFWNLLSIAPVYEDGKLVNFLGLQTDMTKQKQADEKIYSLAYYDQLTNLPNDNKLAEVVRDDIDSGIKEATVLFLDVIRFKFVNHSRGFTLGNQTLKEIANRLERVMKDNGVVSRQYGDKFTIYIQDSAEQTFINETITQICDQFREPFEIEGHTFFLEVAIGVSQFPEGGKDFNVLLQQAEAAMYTARKNDDKDYVYYEEHMQQDFELEYDLENKLRVAVERNELFLTYQPKQDLNTGEITGMEALLRWDHPQLGVVSPFRFIPIAESTGLIYDIGRWVLFEACKQNKQWQEQGVEPLVVSVNISAKQFKNDYLLPMIDQVLVETQLDPTYLEIELTESVFQNPSEIKPLLDEVRERGIHISIDDFGTGYSSLNYLKQFPIDVLKVDRAFVKDLLEDERDRRLTKSMIEMGQGLGFKVIAEGAETSEHIDKLREYGCNEVQGYYVSKPLQAEEFYEFVKRRI; from the coding sequence ATGTTGTGGAGATTGGTTCCAAAATGGGTTGTTAATGCTATAGGTCGTATTTCCTTCTCAAAGAAGTTTATTTTGTTTTTCCTCGCATTTATCATTCCGCTAATCAGCGTAAAAGCTTATTTATTAGTAGATATTAAATCAAAGATTAATCAGAATGAAACTGAACAAATGGCATTAGAATCTTTACAGCATGTAGCAACTCTATTGGAACATACACAATATCATCGGGGCTTAAATCAATCCTATTTACGGGGGTACGAAGAATTTTCCGATTCCGTTCAGGAACGACAAGAATTGATTAATTCGAAAATCATGGTAATTGATTATAAAGTTAAAAATGAATGGGATGATTTTTTTAATCAAGAGCAGTGGTCTATATTCAACGAGCAATGGCAAAGGGTCAAGACGATAACCAACCCGAGAAGGAATTATGTTGAGCATAATGAACTAAACCAAGGGTTACTTTCCCTTGTTTCACATATTATTGAAGAAACGCAAATGTATATGAACCCCGATCCTCAAATGAACAGACTTAGCGATGTGTTAAATGAAGACTTATTATTAGCGACTGAGAGAATAGGTCAATTACGTGCTTTTACGTCAAGATTAACGATGGAAGATAGGCTATCTGACAAGCAACAAGCAGAATTACTGATGATGATTGGTGGGGTAAAAGATTCTCTAACAACTTTTGGATTGAAGACATCTTATATCTTTATTGGAGAATTTGATGATAGGTATAATCTAGCTAATCATGTTGAAGATTTCAAACAAGAAACATCAGAAGTCATTGAGGCAGTGGAGAACAACATTTTTTTATTATATAACCCTGAACAGGTGTTTCTATATGCAACTTCTGCAATAGATAGTGGATTTTCAATTTATGAGAGAGGGAATTTACTTTTAACAGAACATCTAAAAAATCAGCAAAAGCTTTATAAATTTAACCAAATGTTAATTTTTGGTTTTGTGCTACTCTCAGTGCTGATTGTGTTCTTTTTATTTGGTGGGATGTATGTCTCTGTCATTGAAACGATAAAATCGTTACAAAAAGGTACGCAGCGGTGGATCAGTGGTGACCTATCTGCAAGGGTTGATATTAGAACAGGTAATGAATTAAAGTATATCGGTGATTCATTTAACGAGCTAGCTCGAAATTTTGAAATAAAGATTGAAGAATATAACGAAGCCCAACAAGAGTTAAAACAATCTTTGTTAAAAAATAACCAGTTGGTAACAGCCATTAACAATTTAGAAATTGGTGTGATTATTACCGACCCAACCCATCCGGATCATCCTATTACGTTTGTTAATCCAGGATTTGAAAAGTTAACGGGATATAAGGCAGAAGAGGTTCTTGGTCGATATGCTTATATGTTACACGGAGAAAGAACAACGCCTGAATCGATCCAAAAGCTTGAAGAAGGAATTGCAAAGGAAGAACCGTTTTCTGTGGAAATCTTAAATTACCGTAAAGATGGGACAACCTTTTGGAACCTGTTAAGTATTGCACCTGTGTATGAGGATGGAAAATTAGTGAATTTCCTTGGTCTCCAAACCGACATGACGAAGCAAAAGCAAGCGGATGAAAAAATTTATTCACTTGCGTACTATGATCAATTGACGAACTTACCAAATGATAACAAATTAGCTGAGGTTGTTAGGGATGATATTGATTCAGGTATCAAGGAAGCGACAGTTCTTTTCCTAGACGTTATTCGTTTTAAATTTGTCAATCATTCACGTGGGTTTACATTAGGCAACCAGACGTTAAAGGAGATTGCAAACAGACTAGAACGAGTTATGAAAGATAATGGTGTGGTCTCGCGACAATATGGTGATAAATTTACAATTTATATACAAGATTCCGCAGAGCAAACTTTTATAAATGAAACAATCACACAAATTTGCGATCAGTTTCGGGAACCATTTGAAATCGAGGGTCATACCTTCTTTTTAGAAGTTGCGATTGGTGTTAGTCAATTCCCAGAAGGAGGGAAAGACTTTAACGTACTTTTGCAACAGGCAGAAGCCGCTATGTATACCGCGAGAAAAAATGATGACAAAGATTACGTCTATTATGAGGAACACATGCAGCAGGATTTTGAACTAGAATATGATTTAGAAAATAAGTTAAGGGTTGCTGTTGAACGCAACGAGTTATTTTTGACTTACCAACCCAAACAGGATCTAAACACCGGAGAGATTACTGGAATGGAAGCGCTTCTTCGCTGGGACCACCCACAATTGGGGGTTGTTTCACCGTTTAGATTTATCCCGATAGCTGAGTCAACAGGACTGATTTATGACATAGGTAGATGGGTGTTGTTTGAGGCCTGTAAACAAAATAAACAGTGGCAAGAGCAGGGGGTAGAGCCTTTAGTTGTTTCAGTAAATATTTCCGCCAAACAGTTTAAAAATGACTATTTATTACCGATGATCGATCAAGTACTAGTTGAGACACAACTGGACCCAACCTATTTAGAAATTGAATTAACAGAAAGCGTCTTTCAAAATCCATCTGAGATTAAGCCTTTGTTAGATGAGGTCAGGGAGCGTGGTATTCATATATCTATTGATGATTTTGGGACTGGCTATTCTTCATTGAATTATTTGAAGCAGTTCCCAATCGATGTCTTAAAAGTTGATCGCGCATTTGTTAAAGATCTTCTGGAAGATGAACGTGACCGACGTTTAACAAAATCGATGATTGAGATGGGGCAAGGTTTAGGTTTTAAAGTGATTGCTGAAGGGGCAGAAACAAGTGAGCATATCGATAAATTGAGAGAGTACGGATGTAATGAAGTTCAGGGATATTATGTTTCTAAACCTTTACAAGCAGAAGAATTTTATGAGTTTGTGAAGAGGAGAATATAG
- the megL gene encoding methionine gamma-lyase: MLGGDTLNNYKFETKTIHAGYEPNQHFDSLTPPIYQTSTFTFDTLEQGASRFAGLEDGYVYSRLGNPTVTALEKRMAELEGGEVALAFSSGMAAVSAVIIGITKASDHILCSKGLYGCTFGLLDMLKEKYNIGYTFSDLSSKEEMLSNIRENTTCIYIETPVNPTMNVIDLQLIVQVAKEKGIKVVVDNTFSTPYLQQPLKFGCDIVIHSATKFIGGHGDVIGGVAVGDKATLTQVKKTTQKDIGGVISPFDAWLLLRGIKTLALRMERHSENAEKIVAQLKSHPKVKAIYYPGDNEQPSYEIASRQMKKGGGVVSFEIKGSFQDAVNVVNKLKLIPIAVSLGDAETLIQHPASMTHAVIPEKVRNEMGISNELLRLSVGLEAWEDIWSDIKQALETL; encoded by the coding sequence ATGTTAGGGGGAGACACATTGAACAACTATAAATTTGAGACGAAGACGATTCATGCAGGCTATGAACCAAACCAACATTTCGATAGCCTAACTCCACCAATTTATCAAACGTCTACATTTACTTTTGATACGTTAGAGCAAGGGGCAAGCCGGTTTGCTGGCCTAGAAGATGGTTATGTTTATTCACGGTTAGGTAATCCAACCGTTACGGCGTTGGAAAAGCGTATGGCAGAGCTAGAAGGGGGAGAAGTTGCACTTGCCTTTAGCTCAGGAATGGCAGCTGTATCGGCTGTTATTATCGGGATAACAAAGGCAAGTGATCATATTTTATGTTCAAAGGGACTCTATGGCTGTACATTCGGTTTACTAGACATGCTTAAAGAAAAGTATAATATCGGTTATACCTTTTCCGACTTATCTTCAAAAGAGGAGATGTTAAGTAATATCCGTGAGAATACGACCTGCATTTACATTGAGACACCAGTGAACCCGACGATGAACGTGATTGACTTACAATTAATCGTTCAAGTCGCAAAAGAAAAAGGGATAAAAGTGGTTGTGGACAATACCTTTTCTACCCCTTATTTACAACAACCTCTGAAGTTTGGCTGTGATATTGTGATTCATAGTGCGACAAAATTCATTGGTGGTCATGGTGATGTGATTGGAGGAGTCGCTGTCGGTGATAAAGCAACACTTACTCAAGTGAAAAAGACAACTCAAAAAGATATCGGTGGAGTTATCTCACCATTTGATGCCTGGCTATTACTACGGGGGATAAAAACATTAGCGTTAAGAATGGAGCGTCATAGTGAAAATGCCGAGAAAATTGTAGCCCAGTTAAAAAGTCACCCAAAAGTGAAAGCGATTTATTATCCCGGTGACAACGAGCAGCCTAGTTATGAAATCGCGAGTAGGCAAATGAAAAAGGGTGGTGGAGTGGTTTCCTTTGAAATTAAGGGCTCGTTTCAAGATGCAGTAAATGTCGTAAATAAACTAAAGTTAATTCCAATTGCAGTCAGTTTAGGGGATGCAGAAACGCTCATCCAACACCCAGCTTCAATGACTCATGCAGTTATCCCAGAAAAAGTGAGAAACGAAATGGGCATTTCAAATGAATTGCTTCGTCTTTCGGTCGGACTAGAAGCTTGGGAGGATATTTGGAGTGATATAAAACAAGCGTTAGAAACACTATAA
- a CDS encoding acyltransferase family protein: MKEIKEVYWLRIFACCSVVLIHALSKTIADFSLTGDMRVAYRTLQMILLYGTPMFVLISTIIMTHAYKDKVPKGFLMKRVKYILIPYTIMATFYAGDKFVRYDWSFSDFARELGYNFIGQWHGYFVLIIFQFYLLHLLFVKYMKRFKAKYILTLSFIVSVGYWLVFYFYAIDYVNHSSYLTLFFSRILFVGWLFYYVVAYYCGRNYQRFNELLKNNWTFILLGTIVSLGIVQYIYHSGMLMRVTSARFDIIPYTVMLFFLFFFLVSHIKRTPKWVGFLSSYSFGIYLLHPFVQTVVSHMFSSTEAIELYYLIVQFIAGVLVPILLIYIISKVSFGELVIGKTMKRKKSIGESQKTTAA, translated from the coding sequence GTGAAAGAGATAAAAGAAGTCTATTGGCTCCGAATTTTTGCTTGTTGTAGTGTTGTCCTTATTCATGCTTTGAGTAAGACGATAGCAGACTTCTCGCTAACTGGTGATATGCGCGTCGCCTATCGGACGCTGCAAATGATATTATTGTACGGAACGCCAATGTTTGTGTTAATTTCAACAATCATTATGACCCATGCTTATAAAGACAAAGTTCCAAAAGGCTTCTTGATGAAAAGAGTGAAATATATTTTAATTCCTTACACCATCATGGCGACGTTTTATGCTGGAGACAAGTTCGTCCGCTATGACTGGTCATTTAGCGACTTTGCAAGAGAGCTTGGGTATAATTTTATCGGTCAATGGCATGGATATTTTGTGTTGATTATTTTCCAGTTTTATTTGTTACATCTATTATTTGTTAAATATATGAAGAGGTTTAAAGCTAAGTATATCCTAACGTTAAGTTTCATAGTTAGCGTTGGTTATTGGCTAGTTTTCTATTTTTATGCGATAGACTATGTGAATCACTCAAGTTATCTGACACTCTTCTTTTCAAGGATTTTATTTGTTGGATGGCTATTTTATTATGTCGTTGCCTATTATTGTGGCAGAAACTATCAACGTTTTAATGAATTGTTAAAAAACAATTGGACCTTTATCTTGTTGGGTACTATTGTTTCACTCGGGATTGTCCAATATATTTATCATTCAGGAATGCTGATGCGTGTGACGTCAGCGCGTTTTGATATCATTCCATATACGGTTATGTTATTTTTTCTATTTTTCTTCCTTGTTTCACATATCAAACGAACACCGAAGTGGGTGGGCTTCCTAAGTAGCTATTCATTTGGAATCTATTTACTTCATCCTTTTGTCCAAACCGTCGTAAGTCATATGTTCTCAAGTACTGAAGCAATCGAACTTTATTATCTTATTGTACAATTTATTGCTGGTGTTTTAGTTCCAATTCTTCTGATCTACATCATCTCAAAAGTTTCATTTGGTGAATTGGTTATTGGTAAAACAATGAAACGAAAGAAGTCTATCGGCGAATCGCAAAAAACAACAGCGGCATAA
- the dcuS gene encoding DcuS/MalK family sensor histidine kinase produces MKDRSNLKLQTTIILFVCSVVLFAMFITHLLIGATVSNNAQSHLEEQTMMIARTVAKSQTVIEAMEGSLPEHEIQGYAEEIREISGVNFIVVFDSDGIRKSHPDPSKIGQSFVGGDEKKVLSGEEQISIAEGTLGMSLRAFTPIYSTTGEQLGAVSVGISLENVREAVADSRSIIYIGLILGSLVGIVGAVFLAKRIKKVLFGLEPSGIARVLEERNAMLQSMFEGVVAVDQNGQITLANSKARKLFQEANLTSDPIGQEFDSYIGNVQLSKVIKSGESVYNRDSVINGYHLLVNSVPLYVDGNIVGAIATFRDKTEVETLAEQLTGVRVYAGALRAQTHEFMNKLQVILGMVHMKYFDKLAPYINQITYHYQDEIGFISTKIKDPVLAGFILAKLSNAREQGIELTLSDETFIPEASDQEVTHEVVKIVGNLINNAFDAVEDSATKSVEVLMSYCEQEEQLTIKVSDTGSGMSEEVMNRIFDKGFSTKQEERGYGLYLLQQSLESLNGEMDILTKKNAGTSFHITLPYKSKDE; encoded by the coding sequence ATGAAGGATCGATCGAATTTAAAGTTACAAACGACAATTATTTTATTTGTATGTAGTGTTGTTCTTTTTGCGATGTTTATTACTCATTTATTAATAGGTGCAACAGTATCTAATAATGCGCAGTCACACCTTGAAGAACAGACGATGATGATTGCCCGTACCGTGGCGAAATCACAAACGGTCATTGAAGCGATGGAAGGTTCTCTACCTGAACACGAAATCCAGGGTTATGCAGAAGAGATCCGAGAAATATCTGGTGTGAATTTCATTGTCGTGTTTGATAGCGACGGTATTCGAAAGTCGCACCCGGATCCGAGTAAAATAGGACAATCTTTTGTTGGTGGGGATGAAAAAAAAGTTCTTAGTGGGGAAGAGCAAATTTCGATCGCTGAGGGGACATTAGGTATGTCGCTTCGTGCCTTCACCCCGATTTATTCAACGACTGGTGAGCAATTAGGTGCTGTATCGGTAGGGATTTCGCTCGAGAATGTTAGGGAAGCTGTAGCCGACAGTAGATCTATCATTTATATTGGGCTTATCCTAGGTTCATTAGTTGGAATCGTAGGTGCTGTATTTTTAGCGAAGCGAATTAAAAAAGTTTTGTTCGGTTTAGAGCCTTCAGGGATTGCAAGAGTGCTTGAGGAGCGTAATGCTATGCTTCAGTCGATGTTTGAAGGTGTTGTTGCCGTTGATCAAAATGGACAAATTACATTAGCTAATAGTAAGGCACGTAAGCTGTTTCAGGAGGCTAATTTAACTAGTGACCCTATCGGGCAAGAGTTTGACAGTTATATCGGAAATGTACAGCTAAGCAAGGTGATTAAGTCTGGGGAGTCGGTGTATAATAGGGATTCAGTAATAAATGGATATCATTTATTAGTCAATAGTGTTCCATTGTATGTGGATGGGAACATTGTGGGAGCGATCGCAACATTTCGTGATAAAACAGAGGTAGAAACCTTAGCTGAGCAGTTAACTGGTGTACGTGTGTATGCTGGGGCTTTGCGTGCTCAAACCCATGAATTCATGAATAAGCTACAAGTGATCTTAGGTATGGTTCATATGAAATACTTTGATAAGCTTGCTCCTTATATCAACCAAATTACCTATCATTATCAAGATGAGATTGGCTTTATATCAACGAAGATAAAGGATCCTGTATTAGCGGGCTTTATTCTAGCCAAACTGAGTAATGCTAGAGAACAAGGAATCGAGTTAACATTAAGCGACGAAACCTTCATACCTGAAGCAAGTGATCAAGAAGTCACACATGAAGTCGTAAAAATCGTTGGAAACTTAATTAATAATGCGTTTGATGCTGTAGAAGATAGCGCGACTAAATCTGTTGAAGTTCTCATGTCTTACTGCGAGCAAGAAGAACAGTTAACAATTAAGGTTAGTGATACGGGCAGCGGAATGAGTGAAGAGGTCATGAACAGGATATTTGATAAGGGCTTCTCAACTAAACAAGAAGAAAGAGGTTACGGATTATATTTACTTCAACAAAGTTTAGAAAGCTTAAATGGAGAGATGGACATTTTAACTAAAAAAAATGCCGGGACAAGCTTTCATATTACATTACCTTATAAAAGTAAGGATGAGTAA
- a CDS encoding response regulator produces the protein MIHVLIVEDDPMVAEFNKLYLEQIEGFTFVSSVTTAKEALRLIEQKRIDLILLDIYMPSMNGLELLTEIRKLNKAIDVVIISAANDKGSIERALRNGAVDYLIKPFEFERFQQALTRYRNDKLKMAKHERFNQADLDHLIKQEGQPPSTEQRTLPKGLTKHTLKAIWETILEMKDRPFTTEELGHHVGISRVSIRKYLAFLNEIGVVDEENVYGSVGRPLNQYNYNPSKSKLITYYL, from the coding sequence ATGATACATGTATTAATCGTAGAAGATGATCCAATGGTAGCTGAATTTAATAAATTGTATCTTGAGCAAATCGAAGGATTCACCTTTGTTTCAAGTGTGACAACAGCCAAAGAGGCGCTTAGATTAATTGAACAAAAGCGGATCGATCTTATTTTGCTAGATATTTATATGCCGAGCATGAATGGATTAGAGCTTTTAACTGAAATAAGAAAGCTTAATAAGGCTATAGATGTGGTCATTATCTCTGCGGCAAATGATAAAGGAAGTATCGAAAGGGCTCTTAGAAATGGTGCAGTCGATTATTTGATTAAACCTTTTGAATTTGAGCGTTTTCAACAGGCGCTGACGAGGTATCGTAATGATAAATTAAAGATGGCGAAGCACGAAAGGTTTAATCAAGCAGACTTGGATCATTTGATTAAACAAGAGGGGCAGCCACCATCGACGGAACAAAGGACCTTACCAAAAGGACTCACGAAACATACATTAAAGGCGATTTGGGAAACGATCCTGGAAATGAAAGATCGCCCATTTACTACAGAAGAACTTGGTCATCATGTGGGTATCTCTCGAGTATCGATTCGCAAGTATTTAGCATTCTTAAATGAAATCGGTGTAGTGGATGAAGAGAATGTATACGGTTCTGTCGGTAGGCCATTGAATCAATACAATTATAACCCGTCAAAAAGTAAATTAATTACCTATTATTTGTAA